A region of Liolophura sinensis isolate JHLJ2023 chromosome 8, CUHK_Ljap_v2, whole genome shotgun sequence DNA encodes the following proteins:
- the LOC135473002 gene encoding vesicle transport protein USE1-like has translation MATKVEINFKRLLRRCETRVAEKKLNDWRLEKYVAALEDQLLEISKATSRPTKELLTEYRKKVDFLKGLIEAEKMPTASEKVMATERLVPGYDSVRDKPAKELHLQTKARHHTELRDELLGIKEPKENGLRQRRTGGEEDIDSVLQHHHQIQEKLAEEMVMLARNLKDNVSATGRIIRDDTSKLHESTKLADSNYSKLKVESDRLEGFTKSCNWWIWIMLIVVTLTFMWMILFMRMFSKKS, from the exons ATGGCGACGAAAGTGGAGATAAATTTTAAGCGTTTACTTCGCAGATGCGAAACGAGAGTGGCTGAAAAAAAGCTTAATGACTGGAGACTTGAGAAG tACGTTGCTGCTTTAGAAGATCAGTTACTGGAAATCAGTAAGGCAACAAG CAGGCCGACGAAAGAACTGCTGACAGAATACAGGAAGAAGGTGGATTTCCTGAAAGGCTTAATAGAAGCTGAGAAAATG CCTACAGCAAGTGAGAAGGTGATGGCCACAGAGCGACTGGTGCCAGGGTATGACAGTGTGAGGGACAAACCAGCCAAAGAACTCCACCTCCAGACTAAGGCCAGGCATCACACAGAACTCAGAGATGAACTCCTAGGCATTAAAG aaCCCAAGGAGAATGGGCTGAGACAGAGGAGGACTGGTGGTGAGGAGGATATAGACTCGGTCCTGCAGCATCACCATCAGATACAGGAGAAGTTGGCTGAGGAGATGGTTATGCTGGCACGTAACCTGAAGGACAATGTCTCAGCCACAGGCAGGATTATACGAGATGACACCTCA AAATTACATGAGAGCACAAAGTTAGCAGATTCAAACTACAGTAAGCTGAAAGTGGAAAGTGACAGACTGGAGGGTTTTACAAAGTCCTGTAATTGGTGGATATGGATTATGCTAATTGTGGTGACTCTAACTTTCATGTGGATGATCCTCTTTATGAGAATGTTCTCAAAGAAGTCCTGA
- the LOC135474064 gene encoding uncharacterized protein LOC135474064 produces MAVDVTKQPPPVPIDNTIDIEKISSSHFTVGHDLSIVKDSMKSIFKLDFPFPKGSEKTLPSDPPVLGQVMHKDTKFFKDDTSETINSFQYRYLPKPDLQYDHDTIGQTNFKMDRDVKKIDSFKTINRLHFPPLVDEGYAVVRPPCKGGWHPNCIPQGDPSKEHQQLSDYKEKFRGHDTRVVKVPRISSKDNGELSTVKGDKRMVNFTTSCMDTFQGRWLPRVPAVPVPRIISVPQGDPEKIVTKSTTMWDSYPQTTPNSKPDINFDLEKATRKMRKSNHHDKASHDSCDDFQTVAKTAFPQKQCPVERFRPAFRRNHSDFPAGDLDPERSRARLTDTTNNFHFGNPALNHINPILSGSDFITKSKLIFGEPRLGASYYDTSMGQTYVPKASNTWRVPMGSGKHSVVLSGYPTGKVNETTTSCDFQNPKQGRLRPNPQMIKSLSDHHIHPPLNEQDFLTTHKDTFVSKTTAREPIDPHKLQVSSVPLGTLTTQEPKYGDNLD; encoded by the exons ATGGCAGTAGACGTGACAAAGCAGCCTCCTCCAGTACCAATAGACAACACAATAGACATAGAAAAAATCAGCTCATCCCACTTCACTGTGGGTCATGATTTATCCATTGTTAAAGACAGCATGAAGAGTATCTTCAAACTGGACTTCCCTTTCCCAAAGGGCAGTGAGAAAACACTACCCTCAGATCCTCCGGTCTTGGGACAGGTCATGCACAAGGACACAAAGTTTTTCAAAGACGACACATCAGAGACGATAAACAGCTTCCAATATCGCTATCTTCCCAAACCAGATCTGCAGTATGACCATGACACCATCGGGCAGACCAACTTCAAAATGGACAGAGATGTCAAAAAAATTGACAGCTTTAAAACAATCAATCGTCTTCACTTCCCGCCACTGGTAGATGAGGGATATGCTGTGGTACGACCGCCCTGCAAAGGGGGCTGGCACCCCAATTGTATCCCGCAAGGCGACCCCAGCAAAGAACACCAGCAGTTATCAGACTACAAGGAAAAGTTCAGAGGTCATGACACGCGTGTAGTCAAGGTCCCAAGAATTAGCAGTAAAGATAATG GTGAGTTGTCAACTGTGAAAGGAGATAAAAGGATGGTCAATTTTACTACAAGTTGCATGGACACATTCCAAGGTAGATGGTTGCCTCGGGTCCCTGCTGTGCCTGTG CCAAGAATAATCAGTGTACCTCAAGGTGATCCAGAGAAAATTGTGACCAAGTCAACAACCATGTGGGACTCCTATCCACAAACCACCCCAAATAGCAAGCCTGACATCAACTTTGACCTTGAGAAAGCCACAAGGAAGATGCGCAAGAGCAATCATCATGATAAGGCCAGTCACGATTCCTGTGATGACTTCCAAACTGTTGCGAAAACTGCTTTTCCTCAGAAACAGTGTCCAG TTGAAAGATTCCGCCCAGCATTCAGACGAAATCACAGCGACTTTCCTGCTGGTGACCTTGACCCTGAACGATCCCGAGCAAGACTAACGGACACCACCAATAACTTCCACTTTGGAAAT CCGGCCCTGAACCACATCAACCCAATTTTGTCAGGATCTGATTTCATCACCAAGAGTAAGCTAATATTTGGCGAGCCACGCCTGGGGGCCAGCTATTACGACACCTCCATGGGTCAAACATACGTCCCTAAGGCCAGCAACACTTGGCGTGTGCCCATGGGAAGTGGTAAACACAGTGTTGTACTGAGTGGTTACCCAACAG GTAAAGTGAATGAGACAACCACTAGCTGTGATTTCCAGAACCCTAAGCAGGGGCGTCTCAGGCCCAATCCACAGATGATCAAGAGT TTGTCTGATCATCATATTCATCCCCCTCTGAATGAGCAGGATTTTCTCACAACTCACAAGGATACATTTGTTTCCAAGACAACAGCGAGAGAGCCCATTGACCCCCACAAGCTTCAGGTCAGCTCAGTACCCCTGGGGACACTGACCACACAGGAACCCAAGTATGGGGACAATCTAGACTAA